A genomic stretch from Verrucomicrobiota bacterium includes:
- a CDS encoding DMT family transporter, producing MGKTAFSKALVAAALFGTATPFSKTLLDSLQENLLAGLLYLGAAILLLPRVVFLIRKGSVFFPRDAANRRRLVGAIFFGGMVGPVLLLVGLKQAMAASVSMWLNLETVATSILAYLIFREHIGGWTWLGNLGVLAAGLLLSATAGGWAGWIGIACVGGAAVAWGLDNNFTATIDGITPEMSTFWKGAFAGTANLALGLALQPTAPALNWLAALVLGGFAYGLSIVLYISSAQVIGATRSQMVFASAPFFGVLLSVTWLGERLRVAQLAAAGILLASLGLMFLGRHPHEHVHELHTHEHSHRHDDAHHDHLHEGLPAGAKHSHVHTHERVVHNHPHWPDLHHRHVH from the coding sequence ATGGGCAAAACGGCTTTCTCAAAGGCTCTCGTAGCCGCCGCTTTGTTTGGCACCGCCACGCCTTTCTCCAAGACCCTTCTCGACAGCCTCCAAGAGAATCTGCTGGCCGGACTCCTCTACCTGGGAGCAGCTATCCTCCTTCTGCCTCGCGTCGTCTTCCTCATCCGAAAGGGGAGCGTGTTCTTTCCGCGCGACGCCGCGAACAGGCGGCGCCTCGTCGGGGCGATCTTTTTCGGCGGCATGGTCGGACCGGTCCTTCTCCTCGTCGGCCTGAAACAGGCGATGGCGGCATCGGTCTCGATGTGGCTCAACCTGGAGACGGTCGCTACGTCGATCCTGGCCTACCTGATCTTCCGCGAGCACATCGGCGGCTGGACCTGGCTGGGCAACCTGGGCGTTCTGGCGGCCGGGCTGCTGCTGAGCGCGACGGCCGGCGGATGGGCGGGGTGGATCGGGATCGCCTGCGTGGGCGGCGCCGCCGTCGCGTGGGGCCTCGACAACAACTTCACCGCCACCATCGACGGCATTACGCCGGAGATGAGCACGTTCTGGAAAGGAGCCTTCGCCGGTACCGCCAACCTCGCCCTCGGCCTGGCGCTCCAGCCGACGGCGCCCGCGCTGAACTGGCTGGCAGCGCTCGTGCTCGGCGGCTTCGCCTATGGCCTCAGCATCGTCCTCTACATCAGCTCGGCGCAGGTCATTGGCGCCACCCGCTCCCAGATGGTCTTCGCCTCCGCCCCGTTCTTCGGCGTGCTGCTGTCCGTGACCTGGCTCGGGGAGCGCCTGCGCGTGGCTCAACTGGCCGCCGCAGGCATCCTTCTGGCCTCGTTGGGACTCATGTTCTTGGGCCGGCATCCCCACGAACATGTGCACGAGCTCCACACGCACGAGCACAGCCACCGGCACGATGATGCTCATCACGACCACCTCCATGAGGGATTGCCCGCCGGCGCCAAGCACAGCCACGTCCACACGCACGAACGCGTTGTGCACAACCACCCCCATTGGCCCGACCTTCACCACAGGCATGTCCACTAG
- a CDS encoding LemA family protein, translating to MVIVYVLIAVVVVILIAMASMYNGLKILRNRVENAWSQIDVQLKRRYDLIPNLVETVKGYAAHEKDTLERVIQARNMAISAKGVKEQGEAENMLTGALKSIFALAESYPNLKANENFMMLQEELAGTEGKIAFARQFHNDCVMKYQTKKELFPTNIVAGMFSFPNKEYFEIEAPAERQAPKVSFTGA from the coding sequence ATGGTCATCGTCTATGTGCTGATCGCCGTCGTCGTCGTCATCCTTATCGCCATGGCGTCGATGTACAACGGGCTGAAGATCCTCCGCAACCGCGTCGAGAACGCCTGGTCGCAGATCGACGTCCAGCTCAAGCGACGCTACGACCTGATCCCCAACCTGGTCGAGACGGTCAAAGGCTACGCCGCGCACGAGAAGGACACCCTCGAGCGCGTCATCCAGGCCCGCAACATGGCCATCTCCGCCAAGGGCGTCAAGGAACAGGGCGAGGCCGAGAACATGCTCACCGGCGCACTCAAGTCGATCTTCGCGCTGGCCGAGAGCTACCCGAACCTCAAGGCGAACGAGAACTTCATGATGCTCCAGGAAGAACTCGCCGGCACCGAGGGCAAGATCGCTTTCGCCCGCCAGTTCCACAACGACTGCGTCATGAAGTACCAGACCAAGAAGGAGCTGTTCCCGACCAATATCGTCGCCGGCATGTTCAGCTTCCCCAACAAAGAGTACTTCGAGATCGAAGCCCCGGCCGAACGCCAGGCACCGAAGGTGTCGTTTACGGGCGCTTAG